From Callithrix jacchus isolate 240 chromosome 15, calJac240_pri, whole genome shotgun sequence, one genomic window encodes:
- the AMIGO3 gene encoding amphoterin-induced protein 3: MTWLVPLGALLCMLRVGSGTPDSEGFPPRMPHNCPYKCVCAADLLSCTGLGLQDVPAALPAATADLDLSHNALQRLRPGWLAPLLQLRTLHLGHNELDALGRGVFANASGLRLLDLSSNMLRSLGRHDLDGLGALEKLLLFNNRLVHLDEHAFHGLRALNHLYLGCNELASFSFDHLHGLSATHLLTLDLSSNRLGHISITELAALPAFLKNGLYLHNNPLPCDCRLYQLLQHWHQRGLRAVRDFAREYTCLAFKVPASRVRFFQHSRIFENCSSASALGLERPEEHLHALVGRSLRLYCNTSVPAMRIAWVSPQQELLRAPGSRDGSIAVLADGSLAIGNVQEQHAGLFVCLATGPLLHHNQTHEYNVSVHFPRPEPETFNTSFTTLLGCAVGLVLVLLYLFAPPCRCCHRACCCRHWPGTPSPLHELSAQSSVLSTTPPDAPSRKASVHKHVVFLEPGRRDLNGRVQLAVAEDFDLCNPRGLQLKASSESASCIGSQGFITT, from the coding sequence ATGACCTGGCTGGTGCCGCTGGGAGCACTGCTCTGCATGCTGCGCGTTGGGTCAGGCACCCCAGACTCCGAGGGTTTCCCGCCCCGTATGCCCCACAACTGCCCCTACAAATGCGTCTGCGCTGCTGACCTGCTGAGCTGCACTGGCCTAGGGCTGCAGGACGTGCCGGCCGCGTTACCTGCCGCTACTGCGGACCTCGACCTAAGCCACAATGCACTCCAGCGCCTGAGACCCGGCTGGTTGGCGCCTCTCTTACAGCTTCGCACCCTGCACCTAGGCCATAACGAACTAGATGCACTGGGTCGCGGTGTCTTTGCCAATGCCAGTGGTCTGAGACTGCTCGATCTATCATCTAACATGTTGCGGTCGCTTGGCCGCCACGATCTCGATGGGCTGGGGGCGCTGGAGAAGCTGCTTCTGTTCAATAACCGCCTGGTACACTTGGACGAGCATGCCTTCCATGGCCTGAGAGCACTCAACCATCTCTACCTGGGCTGCAACGAACTTGCCTCCTTCTCTTTCGACCACTTGCACGGTCTGAGCGCCACCCACCTGCTTACTCTGGACCTCTCCTCCAACCGACTGGGACACATCTCCATAACTGAGCTGGCTGCGCTGCCAGCCTTCCTCAAGAACGGCCTCTACTTGCACAACAACCCATTGCCCTGCGACTGCCGCCTCTACCAACTGCTACAGCACTGGCACCAGCGGGGCCTCAGGGCCGTGCGCGACTTTGCACGCGAGTACACATGCTTAGCCTTCAAGGTACCCGCGTCCCGCGTGCGCTTCTTCCAGCACAGCCGCATCTTTGAGAACTGCTCGTCGGCCTCAGCTCTTGGCCTAGAACGGCCGGAAGAGCACCTGCACGCGCTGGTGGGTCGGTCCCTAAGGCTTTACTGCAACACCAGCGTCCCGGCCATGCGCATTGCCTGGGTTTCCCCGCAGCAGGAGCTGCTCAGGGCGCCAGGATCCCGCGATGGCAGCATCGCGGTGTTGGCTGACGGCAGCTTGGCCATAGGTAACGTGCAGGAGCAGCATGCAGGACTCTTCGTGTGCTTGGCCACTGGGCCCCTCCTGCATCACAACCAGACGCACGAGTACAACGTGAGCGTGCACTTCCCACGCCCAGAGCCCGAAACTTTCAACACAAGCTTCACCACACTGCTGGGCTGTGCCGTGGGCCTGGTGCTCGTGCTGCTCTACCTGTTTGCCCCACCCTGCCGCTGCTGCCACCGTGCCTGCTGTTGCCGCCACTGGCCCGGAACACCCAGCCCACTCCATGAGCTGAGCGCACAGTCCTCAGTGCTCAGCACCACACCACCAGACGCACCCAGCCGCAAGGCCAGCGTCCACAAGCATGTGGTCTTTCTGGAGCCAGGCCGGAGGGACCTCAATGGCCGAGTGCAGCTGGCAGTAGCTGAGGACTTCGATCTCTGCAACCCTAGGGGCCTGCAGCTGAAGGCTAGCTCTGAGTCCGCTAGCTGCATAGGCTCCCAAGGTTTCATTACAACCTAG
- the GMPPB gene encoding mannose-1-phosphate guanylyltransferase catalytic subunit beta isoform X1, whose protein sequence is MKALILVGGYGTRLRPLTLSTPKPLVDFCNKPILLHQVEALAAAGVDHVILAVSYMSQVLEKEMKAQEQRLGIRISMSHEEEPLGTAGPLALARDLLSETADPFFVLNSDVICDFPFQAMVQFHRHHGQEGSILVTKVEEPSKYGVVVCEADTGRIHRFVEKPQVFVSNKINAGMYILSPAVLRRIQLQPTSIEKEVFPVMAKEGQLYAMELQGFWMDIGQPKDFLTGMCLFLQSLRQKQPERLCSGPGIVGNVLVDPSARIGQNCSIGPNVSLGPGVVVEDGVCIRRCTVLRDARIRSHSWLESCIVGWRCRVGQWVRMENVTVLGEDVIVNDELYLNGASVLPHKSIGESVPEPRIIM, encoded by the exons ATGAAGGCACTGATATTAGTGGGGGGCTATGGGACGCGGCTACGGCCGCTGACACTGAGCACCCCGAAGCCACTGGTGGACTTCTGCAATAAGCCCATCTTGCTGCACCAAGTGGAGGCGCTGGCCGCG GCAGGCGTGGACCACGTGATCCTGGCCGTGAGCTACATGTCGCAGGTGCTggagaaggaaatgaaggcacaggagcagagg CTGGGAATCCGAATCTCCATGTCCCATGAAGAAGAGCCTTTGGGGACAG CTGGGCCCCTGGCCCTGGCCCGTGACCTACTCTCCGAGACTGCAGACCCTTTCTTCGTCCTCAACAGTGACGTGATCTGCGATTTCCCCTTCCAAGCCATGGTGCAGTTCCACCGGCACCATGGCCAGGAGGGCTCCATCTTG GTGACCAAGGTGGAGGAACCCTCCAAGTACGGTGTTGTGGTGTGTGAGGCTGACACAGGCCGCATTCACCGGTTCGTGGAGAAGCCGCAGGTGTTTGTGTCCAATAAGATCAATGCAGGCATGTACATCCTGAGCCCTGCGGTGCTGCGGCGCATCCAG CTGCAGCCTACGTCCATTGAGAAGGAGGTCTTCCCTGTTATGGCCAAGGAGGGGCAGCTATATGCCATGGAGTTGCAGG GCTTCTGGATGGACATTGGGCAGCCCAAGGACTTCCTCACTGGCATGTGCCTCTTCCTGCAGTCACTGAGGCAGAAGCAGCCTGAGCGGCTGTGCTCAGGCCCTGGCATTGTGGGCAACGTGCTGGTG GATCCAAGTGCCCGCATCGGCCAGAACTGCAGCATTGGCCCCAACGTAAGCCTCGGACCTGGTGTGGTGGTAGAGGATGGTGTATGTATCCGGCGGTGCACGGTGCTGCGGGATGCCCGTATCCGCTCCCACTCCTGGCTTGAGTCCTGCATTGTGGGCTGGCGCTGCCGCGTGGGCCAGTGG GTTCGCATGGAGAATGTGACAGTGCTGGGTGAGGACGTCATAGTTAACGACGAGCTCTACCTCAACGGAGCCAGCGTGCTACCCCACAAGTCTATTGGCGAGTCAGTGCCAGAGCCTCGCATCATCATGTGA
- the GMPPB gene encoding mannose-1-phosphate guanylyltransferase catalytic subunit beta isoform X2: MKALILVGGYGTRLRPLTLSTPKPLVDFCNKPILLHQVEALAAAGVDHVILAVSYMSQVLEKEMKAQEQRLGIRISMSHEEEPLGTAGPLALARDLLSETADPFFVLNSDVICDFPFQAMVQFHRHHGQEGSILLQPTSIEKEVFPVMAKEGQLYAMELQGFWMDIGQPKDFLTGMCLFLQSLRQKQPERLCSGPGIVGNVLVDPSARIGQNCSIGPNVSLGPGVVVEDGVCIRRCTVLRDARIRSHSWLESCIVGWRCRVGQWVRMENVTVLGEDVIVNDELYLNGASVLPHKSIGESVPEPRIIM; encoded by the exons ATGAAGGCACTGATATTAGTGGGGGGCTATGGGACGCGGCTACGGCCGCTGACACTGAGCACCCCGAAGCCACTGGTGGACTTCTGCAATAAGCCCATCTTGCTGCACCAAGTGGAGGCGCTGGCCGCG GCAGGCGTGGACCACGTGATCCTGGCCGTGAGCTACATGTCGCAGGTGCTggagaaggaaatgaaggcacaggagcagagg CTGGGAATCCGAATCTCCATGTCCCATGAAGAAGAGCCTTTGGGGACAG CTGGGCCCCTGGCCCTGGCCCGTGACCTACTCTCCGAGACTGCAGACCCTTTCTTCGTCCTCAACAGTGACGTGATCTGCGATTTCCCCTTCCAAGCCATGGTGCAGTTCCACCGGCACCATGGCCAGGAGGGCTCCATCTTG CTGCAGCCTACGTCCATTGAGAAGGAGGTCTTCCCTGTTATGGCCAAGGAGGGGCAGCTATATGCCATGGAGTTGCAGG GCTTCTGGATGGACATTGGGCAGCCCAAGGACTTCCTCACTGGCATGTGCCTCTTCCTGCAGTCACTGAGGCAGAAGCAGCCTGAGCGGCTGTGCTCAGGCCCTGGCATTGTGGGCAACGTGCTGGTG GATCCAAGTGCCCGCATCGGCCAGAACTGCAGCATTGGCCCCAACGTAAGCCTCGGACCTGGTGTGGTGGTAGAGGATGGTGTATGTATCCGGCGGTGCACGGTGCTGCGGGATGCCCGTATCCGCTCCCACTCCTGGCTTGAGTCCTGCATTGTGGGCTGGCGCTGCCGCGTGGGCCAGTGG GTTCGCATGGAGAATGTGACAGTGCTGGGTGAGGACGTCATAGTTAACGACGAGCTCTACCTCAACGGAGCCAGCGTGCTACCCCACAAGTCTATTGGCGAGTCAGTGCCAGAGCCTCGCATCATCATGTGA